The following coding sequences lie in one Synechococcus sp. PCC 7336 genomic window:
- a CDS encoding glycosyltransferase family 39 protein, whose amino-acid sequence MLPILTLLALGLCVRIAIAILLPPGFDEAYYYAYTLHPNWSYFDHPPLVAIATGFGPWLTGSVTRWSIRLGPLLLHTGSLLWLTLATRHLFGRTAALLALAIASVIPIFQVGFGTLALPDSPLVFFWSLCLYCAAREFFDRDRPYRPSWQLSAVSLLVGLACLGKYHGLALGFGLVCFCLLSDRHRSALRSPWTLLGCGLFAIALAPIAIWNAQHQWASFLFQSSRAIPTTGYRFDSLAVTGLVGIAYLFPTLGLPMWWAIARGSWVSLAARWGRWQGQAEIPDKYLLLLCVSLPIAIGFTGMGGYRAILPTWPMPGFWGIVPLLGHLASQWRSPSPALVWRWLAGSGLTASLLMLLATLHVRAGIFQIPSTQAVLGGIIPVETDASTQLLDIEQLRRSIEQSPDLIEALNESGFVFTNNWFASGQVAMAIAPLSPIPITCFSSDPRGFAFWSEPAQWLHRNGVYVALDYSANPDRNPEAPYRPYFQSVDAIGRISMVRGGTETAIARFYRMDDLIQPYPWPD is encoded by the coding sequence TTGCTCCCCATTCTCACCCTGCTCGCCCTCGGCCTCTGCGTTCGCATCGCGATCGCCATTCTCCTGCCCCCCGGCTTTGACGAAGCCTACTACTACGCCTACACCCTCCACCCCAACTGGAGCTATTTCGATCACCCGCCCCTCGTGGCGATCGCCACTGGCTTCGGCCCTTGGCTAACCGGCTCGGTGACGCGCTGGAGTATTCGGTTGGGGCCACTGCTGCTGCATACCGGTTCGCTGCTGTGGCTAACCCTCGCCACTCGACACCTGTTCGGTCGAACTGCGGCCCTGCTCGCGCTGGCGATCGCCAGCGTCATCCCCATCTTTCAAGTGGGATTCGGCACCCTCGCACTCCCCGATAGCCCCCTCGTGTTTTTCTGGAGTTTGTGCCTTTACTGTGCTGCCCGGGAGTTTTTCGATCGCGATCGCCCCTACCGTCCGTCTTGGCAACTGTCTGCAGTCAGCTTGCTGGTCGGGCTCGCCTGTTTGGGCAAATACCACGGTCTCGCCCTCGGCTTTGGGCTGGTGTGCTTCTGCCTCCTGAGCGATCGCCATCGGTCCGCCCTGCGATCGCCCTGGACGCTATTGGGCTGCGGCCTGTTTGCCATCGCCCTTGCCCCGATTGCGATTTGGAATGCCCAACACCAATGGGCCTCATTTCTATTTCAATCCAGCCGCGCCATTCCCACCACAGGCTATCGATTCGACAGTCTGGCCGTCACTGGGTTGGTGGGGATTGCCTATTTATTTCCCACCCTGGGCTTGCCGATGTGGTGGGCGATCGCCCGGGGCAGTTGGGTCAGCCTCGCCGCTCGCTGGGGGCGATGGCAGGGGCAAGCGGAGATTCCCGACAAGTATCTGCTGTTGCTGTGCGTCTCTCTGCCCATTGCGATCGGGTTTACCGGCATGGGGGGATACCGCGCGATTTTGCCCACTTGGCCGATGCCAGGGTTTTGGGGCATTGTGCCGCTACTCGGACATCTGGCCTCGCAATGGCGATCGCCCTCCCCCGCTCTCGTCTGGCGATGGCTGGCGGGGTCTGGACTGACTGCGAGCCTGTTGATGCTGCTAGCGACCTTACACGTTCGTGCGGGTATTTTTCAAATCCCCAGTACCCAGGCGGTATTGGGCGGCATCATTCCGGTGGAAACGGATGCCTCGACCCAACTGCTCGATATCGAACAACTGCGGCGCAGCATCGAACAGTCTCCAGACTTAATAGAAGCTTTGAACGAGTCCGGGTTTGTCTTTACCAACAACTGGTTTGCCAGCGGGCAGGTGGCAATGGCGATCGCCCCACTGTCCCCAATTCCCATCACCTGTTTCAGCTCCGACCCGCGCGGGTTTGCCTTTTGGTCCGAGCCCGCCCAATGGCTGCACCGCAATGGGGTCTACGTTGCCCTCGACTATTCTGCTAACCCAGACCGGAACCCCGAAGCCCCCTACCGTCCTTACTTTCAATCGGTGGATGCGATCGGACGCATCTCAATGGTGCGAGGGGGAACGGAAACGGCGATCGCTCGTTTTTACCGCATGGACGATCTAATACAGCCCTACCCGTGGCCCGATTGA
- a CDS encoding amidohydrolase family protein: MFRCRECDRPAIAYGIPNKGRLQVGYDADLVLVDLETTKPVRREDLETKCGWSPFEGWELTGWPTATIVGGSIAMRDGAIDDSLRGKALEFAPYPDPPPLQAAVGSA, translated from the coding sequence GTGTTTCGCTGTCGAGAGTGCGATCGCCCTGCCATTGCCTACGGCATTCCCAACAAAGGGCGCTTGCAGGTGGGATACGATGCCGATCTAGTTCTGGTGGATCTGGAAACGACTAAACCTGTCCGCCGCGAAGATCTGGAAACCAAATGTGGCTGGAGTCCGTTTGAGGGCTGGGAACTGACCGGATGGCCGACAGCAACCATCGTCGGCGGCAGCATCGCCATGCGAGACGGCGCGATCGACGATAGCTTGCGAGGGAAAGCGCTAGAGTTTGCCCCCTATCCAGATCCCCCGCCCCTTCAAGCGGCGGTCGGGAGCGCTTGA
- a CDS encoding TetR/AcrR family transcriptional regulator: MTTQAAQSVGRTLEASIMGQNIAPSRQLSSEKAEAILNGAMQEFLAHGYAATSMDRVAATAGVSKATIYSHFKDKQGLFVGLIQYLKEEKFNAIFGPLESQALDGEPKVILKQLATGMLNSILGDPLALSFVRLIMAESERFPELARAFISQTPSASLKIVGRYLKLHPELNLPDPEVAARMFIGTLIHYVLFHELLYGKEFMPMERERLVDGLVQMLTHQVIAEK; this comes from the coding sequence TTGACAACTCAGGCGGCGCAATCTGTCGGTCGCACTCTAGAGGCATCTATCATGGGACAAAATATTGCACCCAGTCGGCAGCTATCGTCCGAGAAGGCAGAGGCCATCTTGAATGGCGCAATGCAAGAATTTCTCGCGCATGGCTACGCTGCAACCAGCATGGATCGGGTGGCAGCAACGGCAGGAGTCTCCAAGGCCACCATCTACAGTCACTTTAAGGATAAGCAAGGCTTATTTGTTGGGCTGATTCAGTATCTGAAAGAGGAAAAGTTCAACGCGATTTTTGGTCCGCTCGAATCGCAAGCATTGGATGGAGAGCCAAAGGTTATCCTCAAGCAGCTAGCTACTGGGATGCTGAATTCCATTCTGGGCGATCCGCTAGCACTGTCGTTTGTGCGTCTGATTATGGCTGAGTCCGAACGCTTTCCAGAGCTGGCTAGGGCATTCATTTCTCAAACGCCATCAGCGTCGTTGAAAATAGTGGGCCGATATCTAAAATTGCATCCCGAACTCAATTTGCCCGATCCAGAAGTGGCCGCTCGTATGTTCATTGGCACGCTCATCCACTACGTTCTTTTTCACGAACTCCTGTATGGGAAAGAGTTTATGCCAATGGAGCGGGAGCGCTTAGTGGATGGCCTGGTTCAGATGTTAACCCATCAGGTGATCGCGGAGAAATGA
- a CDS encoding NUDIX domain-containing protein, whose amino-acid sequence MFQLWRFGRTLLRLLLRRPLVGTSIIPILGDGRIVLVRRRDTRQWSLPGGLVDWGETIETAARRELVEETGLELTQVRRLVGVYSSTDRDPRMHSVCIAIAADACGQFSISDTAEIVEVQAFELSKLPLGYLAHDHDRQLSDFFAHRTKLS is encoded by the coding sequence ATGTTCCAATTGTGGAGATTTGGTCGCACTCTCTTACGCCTACTGCTACGGCGACCCCTGGTTGGTACGAGTATCATTCCCATTCTCGGGGATGGGAGAATTGTCTTGGTGCGACGTCGAGATACCCGACAGTGGTCGCTGCCAGGAGGGTTAGTCGATTGGGGGGAAACAATCGAAACAGCGGCTCGGCGGGAACTGGTGGAAGAAACGGGCTTGGAACTCACACAAGTGCGCCGATTGGTGGGGGTCTATTCGTCAACCGATCGCGATCCCCGCATGCATTCGGTCTGTATTGCGATCGCCGCCGATGCCTGCGGTCAATTCAGCATTAGCGACACTGCAGAAATTGTTGAGGTACAGGCCTTCGAACTCTCAAAGCTGCCTCTGGGCTACCTCGCCCACGACCACGATCGCCAACTCTCCGATTTTTTTGCCCATCGCACGAAGTTATCCTAA
- the petD gene encoding cytochrome b6-f complex subunit IV: MPVIRKVDLDNPKVRAKLEKNMGHMTYGEPAWPNDLLFMFPVCILGTIAMCAALAVMEPAGVGEPANPFATPLEILPEWYLYPAFQLLRIAPNKLLGIALMSSIPAGLLFVPFLENVNKFQNPLRRPVATTVFLIGTLFTIYLGIGATLPLDKSLTLGLF; encoded by the coding sequence ATGCCTGTCATCCGAAAGGTGGATCTGGATAACCCCAAGGTTCGCGCCAAACTAGAAAAAAACATGGGTCACATGACCTACGGCGAGCCCGCTTGGCCTAACGATCTGCTATTTATGTTTCCGGTCTGCATCCTGGGGACGATCGCAATGTGTGCCGCCCTAGCGGTTATGGAGCCTGCTGGTGTTGGCGAGCCTGCCAATCCTTTTGCAACTCCCCTCGAGATTCTGCCCGAGTGGTATTTGTACCCCGCTTTCCAACTGCTGCGCATTGCCCCGAACAAGCTTCTGGGGATTGCTCTGATGAGTTCGATTCCTGCCGGCCTGTTGTTCGTGCCCTTCTTGGAGAACGTCAACAAGTTCCAAAATCCCCTGCGTCGTCCTGTTGCGACCACGGTGTTCTTAATTGGCACGTTGTTCACCATTTATTTGGGGATCGGTGCAACGTTACCTCTGGATAAGTCCCTGACTTTAGGGCTGTTCTGA
- the devC gene encoding ABC transporter permease DevC, which translates to MNALFATLRRRTPLGWLQLKRDRTRLLTAIAGIAFADILIFMQFGFMDALFQSNTQYPRTLLADIVLVSTLADNLGNLRTFPRRRIYQALDIPGVESVDALYVGSVDWRNPDTRDKASMMILGQSPDRPTFDLPAVNQQLDRLKLPDTVLFDRAARGDYRALIAQLEEGRTVDTEIGRRTIAIDGLFQVGASFADDGALITSHTTFLHLFPRRDEGAISLGSIELQDGADPERVREAIAAHLPDDVRVFTNEEYVDFELNYIKTATAISFVFTLGSAMGFVVGVVIVYQVLSTDVNDHLAEYATFKAMGYRTQYLLGVVFEEAVILSLCGFVPGVMVAVGLYQLTAAATALPLAMPLSRAVWVLTLTVAMCGLSGAIATRRLQSADPADIF; encoded by the coding sequence ATGAACGCTCTGTTTGCTACTCTCCGACGCCGCACTCCCCTCGGCTGGCTCCAGCTCAAACGCGATCGCACTCGGTTACTCACCGCGATCGCCGGAATCGCCTTCGCCGACATCCTCATCTTTATGCAGTTCGGCTTTATGGATGCCTTATTCCAAAGCAACACGCAATATCCCCGCACGCTACTGGCCGATATTGTCCTCGTCAGCACCTTGGCCGATAACTTAGGTAACCTGCGCACATTCCCTCGCAGGCGGATTTATCAAGCTTTAGACATTCCAGGCGTGGAGTCTGTGGATGCACTCTATGTCGGCTCGGTGGATTGGCGCAATCCCGATACGCGAGACAAGGCTTCGATGATGATTTTGGGCCAAAGCCCCGATCGGCCGACATTCGATCTGCCTGCAGTCAACCAGCAATTGGATCGCCTCAAACTCCCAGATACCGTGCTATTCGATCGCGCCGCCAGAGGAGACTATCGAGCCTTAATTGCACAATTGGAAGAGGGTCGAACTGTCGATACGGAAATTGGGCGGCGCACGATTGCGATTGATGGCTTGTTTCAAGTGGGGGCTTCATTTGCCGATGATGGGGCTCTGATTACGAGCCATACCACCTTTTTGCACCTATTCCCCCGACGAGATGAAGGGGCAATCAGCCTGGGTTCGATCGAACTCCAGGACGGAGCCGATCCCGAGCGGGTTAGGGAGGCCATCGCAGCCCACCTTCCCGATGACGTGCGAGTCTTCACGAATGAGGAATATGTTGACTTCGAACTCAACTACATCAAAACCGCTACAGCCATTAGCTTTGTCTTTACATTGGGGAGTGCGATGGGGTTTGTGGTGGGGGTGGTGATTGTCTATCAGGTGCTCTCGACCGATGTAAACGACCATCTGGCTGAATACGCCACTTTCAAAGCCATGGGATACCGCACGCAGTATTTGTTGGGCGTCGTTTTCGAGGAGGCTGTCATTCTGTCGCTTTGCGGCTTTGTACCCGGTGTGATGGTGGCAGTGGGCTTATACCAACTGACTGCCGCTGCGACAGCTCTACCTTTGGCAATGCCCCTCAGTCGAGCAGTTTGGGTGCTGACGCTCACTGTGGCGATGTGCGGACTATCGGGGGCGATCGCCACGCGCAGGCTTCAATCTGCAGATCCAGCCGATATTTTCTGA
- the petB gene encoding cytochrome b6: MAKVYDWLDERLELTPFVDDATGKFIPPHVNIFYCLGGITLVCFIIQFATGFAMTFYYKPTVADAFNSVNFIMTQVNFGWLIRSIHRWSASMMVLVMILHVFRIYLTGGFKKPRELTWVTGVVLAVITVSFGVTGYSLPWDQVGYWAVKIVSGVPSAIPVVGGTLVELIRGSESVGQATLTRFYSLHTFVLPWLIAVFMLMHFLMIRKQGISGPL, encoded by the coding sequence ATGGCAAAGGTTTATGACTGGCTTGACGAGCGTCTGGAGCTGACTCCCTTTGTGGATGATGCCACAGGTAAGTTTATTCCTCCGCACGTCAATATTTTTTACTGCTTGGGTGGCATCACACTGGTTTGCTTCATCATCCAGTTTGCAACCGGTTTTGCAATGACGTTCTACTACAAGCCGACGGTGGCCGATGCGTTCAATTCGGTTAATTTCATCATGACCCAAGTCAACTTCGGTTGGCTAATTCGCTCCATCCATCGCTGGAGCGCTTCCATGATGGTCTTAGTGATGATTTTGCACGTTTTCCGCATCTATCTGACGGGGGGCTTTAAAAAGCCTCGCGAGCTAACCTGGGTGACCGGCGTTGTCTTGGCTGTGATTACCGTATCGTTTGGAGTGACAGGCTATTCTCTCCCCTGGGACCAAGTGGGTTACTGGGCGGTGAAGATTGTCTCTGGCGTTCCCAGTGCCATTCCCGTCGTGGGCGGAACCCTGGTCGAGCTGATTCGCGGTAGCGAGAGCGTCGGTCAAGCGACCTTGACCCGCTTCTACAGCTTGCACACCTTTGTGTTGCCCTGGCTCATTGCGGTATTCATGCTGATGCACTTCTTGATGATTCGCAAGCAGGGTATTTCCGGACCTTTGTAA
- a CDS encoding type II toxin-antitoxin system HicB family antitoxin, translating to MTNNLERYTYRVTWSEEDREYVGSCVEFPSLSWLDESPERALSGVRAVVSKCLQDMQASGEPVPEPLSTRPYSGKFMVRVSPHLHRKLATQAAEIGMSLNRLVASKLSQ from the coding sequence GTGACCAATAATCTGGAGCGTTATACTTACCGAGTGACTTGGTCTGAAGAAGACCGAGAATATGTGGGTTCCTGTGTTGAATTCCCCAGTTTGAGCTGGTTAGACGAATCGCCAGAAAGAGCCTTATCCGGTGTGAGAGCCGTTGTCAGCAAGTGCCTTCAAGATATGCAGGCTTCAGGAGAACCCGTGCCAGAGCCGCTATCGACTCGACCCTATAGTGGCAAGTTTATGGTTAGGGTTTCTCCTCATTTACACCGGAAACTTGCCACACAGGCGGCAGAGATAGGCATGAGTCTCAATCGATTGGTCGCCAGCAAGCTTTCCCAATGA
- a CDS encoding TMEM14 family protein, which yields MNAIALIAIVVYAILVAVGGAIGFLKSNSKISLISGLGSAAVLIVARIVASNSPSAGLGIALACAIVLAIVFAVRLRKTKKLMPAGVMIVASAIAAVLFAVALV from the coding sequence ATGAACGCTATTGCCCTAATCGCGATCGTTGTCTACGCCATTCTCGTCGCCGTTGGCGGCGCGATCGGATTCCTCAAGAGCAACAGCAAGATCTCGTTAATCAGCGGGCTGGGCAGTGCCGCAGTCCTCATCGTGGCTCGCATCGTCGCAAGTAACTCCCCCAGCGCCGGTCTGGGGATTGCCTTAGCCTGTGCGATCGTTTTGGCGATCGTGTTTGCGGTGCGCTTGCGCAAAACCAAAAAGTTAATGCCTGCTGGAGTGATGATTGTGGCTAGCGCGATCGCCGCCGTCCTGTTTGCGGTGGCATTGGTGTAG
- a CDS encoding YIP1 family protein has translation MEAFLDNLYGTWFFPDRTFRSLREEAPIWQAAIITIALNALDVGRRSGFGIFSLVQWVSIGLLGWVILGALLRGLAFSFGRDPRFDSVLVLIAFGALPWAFVAPAQALGGPLGALFGLAALVWFLAWELWAIAIALKISWWRIVWLLPLTFAAGFVAIAWAVSTFKAIASLG, from the coding sequence GTGGAAGCCTTTCTCGACAACCTCTACGGCACCTGGTTTTTTCCCGATCGTACCTTTCGATCGCTGCGGGAGGAGGCTCCCATTTGGCAAGCTGCCATCATTACGATCGCCCTCAACGCCCTCGATGTGGGACGCAGGTCGGGGTTTGGCATTTTCTCTCTGGTGCAGTGGGTCTCGATCGGGCTGCTGGGTTGGGTAATTTTAGGGGCTTTGTTGCGAGGGCTAGCCTTTAGCTTCGGTCGCGATCCCCGTTTCGATTCCGTCTTGGTTCTGATTGCTTTTGGGGCGCTACCGTGGGCATTCGTGGCTCCCGCCCAAGCCTTGGGCGGTCCTTTAGGAGCCCTGTTCGGATTAGCAGCATTGGTGTGGTTTCTGGCCTGGGAATTGTGGGCGATCGCGATTGCTTTAAAGATATCGTGGTGGCGAATTGTCTGGCTTTTGCCCTTAACGTTTGCGGCTGGGTTTGTGGCGATCGCTTGGGCGGTTAGCACGTTCAAGGCGATCGCGTCGCTGGGGTGA
- a CDS encoding helix-turn-helix domain-containing protein — MKHADLKKIALRDPQVKAEYDALEPEFSLLRQMLEARKRAGLSQSDVAARMGTQATAITRLESSLSSGKHSPSIATLQRYARAVGCELEIKLVSREAQSN, encoded by the coding sequence ATGAAACACGCTGACCTCAAGAAAATAGCGTTGCGGGATCCTCAGGTGAAGGCTGAGTATGACGCCCTAGAGCCTGAATTTAGTTTGCTGCGGCAAATGCTGGAGGCGCGGAAAAGAGCTGGGCTCAGTCAATCGGATGTTGCCGCACGGATGGGGACTCAAGCTACCGCCATTACCCGTTTAGAATCTTCCCTTAGCAGTGGAAAGCACTCTCCTTCAATCGCCACCCTGCAGCGATATGCCCGCGCTGTAGGGTGCGAGCTGGAAATCAAGTTAGTTTCGCGAGAAGCGCAATCTAACTGA
- a CDS encoding Fe(3+) ABC transporter substrate-binding protein: MKKVSVLGLMVVALGIAACSSEPIASTSTPAAPSGSLNIYSARHYDTDDALYDKFTEQTGIDINLIEGKADELIQRMKSEGANSPADLLIVVDAGTLWRADTEGLFQPVTSETLEAAIPNYLRHPEGHWFGLTQRARVIVYNPETVDPSELSTYEALAEPEWEDRVCIRSSSNIYNQSLLASTIAHSGREAAESWAEGIVNNFAREPEGGDTDQIRGVAVGVCDVAIANHYYWARLAKSDDPADREVAESTAIFFPNQGDRGTHVNISGAGVAANAPNPEAAIAFLEYLSTPAAQATFALGNNEFPVVEGVEVDPIVAELGEFKTDSIGVALYGENNPEAIAVFDEVGWK; this comes from the coding sequence GTGAAAAAAGTCTCAGTATTGGGATTGATGGTGGTTGCATTGGGAATAGCTGCCTGTTCTTCAGAGCCAATCGCAAGCACGTCAACCCCTGCAGCCCCTTCGGGCTCTCTCAATATCTATTCGGCTCGCCATTACGACACAGACGATGCCCTATACGACAAATTTACCGAGCAGACAGGGATCGACATTAACCTGATTGAAGGTAAGGCTGACGAGCTGATTCAACGGATGAAGAGTGAAGGGGCTAACAGTCCGGCAGACCTATTGATCGTTGTCGATGCTGGGACTCTGTGGCGGGCCGACACGGAGGGATTGTTCCAGCCGGTGACATCGGAAACCTTGGAAGCGGCGATTCCCAACTATCTCCGCCATCCCGAGGGGCATTGGTTCGGATTGACGCAAAGGGCTCGGGTGATTGTTTATAATCCCGAAACGGTCGATCCCTCCGAGCTGTCTACCTACGAAGCTCTGGCAGAGCCAGAATGGGAGGATCGCGTCTGCATTCGCAGTTCTTCCAATATTTACAATCAGTCTTTGCTCGCTTCGACGATCGCCCATAGCGGTCGCGAGGCTGCGGAAAGCTGGGCGGAGGGGATCGTGAATAACTTTGCGCGGGAACCTGAGGGGGGCGACACCGACCAAATTCGCGGTGTTGCGGTGGGCGTTTGCGATGTGGCGATCGCCAACCATTATTATTGGGCTCGTCTGGCAAAGTCCGACGATCCTGCCGATCGCGAGGTGGCTGAATCGACGGCTATTTTCTTCCCCAACCAGGGCGATCGGGGCACCCACGTGAATATCAGTGGTGCGGGGGTTGCGGCCAATGCCCCCAATCCCGAGGCGGCGATCGCCTTCTTGGAATATCTTTCCACTCCTGCGGCCCAGGCGACCTTTGCCTTAGGCAATAACGAATTTCCTGTTGTGGAGGGGGTGGAGGTGGATCCGATTGTGGCTGAGTTAGGGGAGTTCAAAACCGATAGTATCGGGGTTGCCCTTTATGGCGAGAACAACCCAGAGGCGATCGCGGTGTTTGACGAGGTGGGCTGGAAGTAG
- a CDS encoding S41 family peptidase: MKDWFPLRLKPSRQQGGRWLHASLAFILLAIACLGLTACQPRLQWGDEQKLLAQVWTQVDRAYVDPTFNGQNWWQVRQTFLRQPMPTPEAAYERINVMLATLGDPFTRFLDPASYRSLQTSTSGELNGVGLQIALDESGGVRVIAPLEGTPADRAGLQTDDRIVAVNDEPVRGWSLERVAARLRGLTGTQVYLSVQRGDRQFEVGLKREAIAINPVRSQIFPQQINGQPVAYIRLSQFNANAVAKMRAAIDRAESAGAVGYILDLRGNPGGLLKAGIEIGRMWIDRGPIVFTIDRNGISDSADATGSQLTDAPLVAIVNRGSASASEVLSGALQDTGRAALVGTRTFGKGLIQSIFEMPDETGLAVTIAKYATPSGRDINHQGIEPDVVVELPSDRRLKREELATERDPQFVAALEVLREQVAAAQALPTAA; encoded by the coding sequence ATGAAGGACTGGTTTCCATTGCGCCTCAAGCCCTCGAGACAGCAGGGCGGGCGCTGGTTGCACGCGTCTCTAGCTTTCATCCTCTTGGCGATCGCCTGTTTGGGCTTGACCGCCTGCCAGCCCCGATTGCAGTGGGGAGACGAACAAAAGCTGCTCGCGCAGGTGTGGACGCAGGTCGATCGCGCTTATGTCGATCCCACATTTAACGGTCAAAACTGGTGGCAGGTGCGTCAGACATTTCTGCGCCAGCCCATGCCGACGCCCGAGGCCGCCTACGAGCGCATCAATGTCATGTTGGCCACATTGGGCGATCCGTTCACTCGTTTTTTGGATCCAGCTAGCTACCGCAGTTTGCAAACCTCCACCTCGGGGGAATTGAACGGGGTGGGTCTGCAGATTGCATTAGACGAGAGTGGGGGCGTGCGAGTCATTGCTCCTTTGGAAGGCACCCCTGCCGATCGGGCGGGATTGCAGACAGACGATCGGATTGTGGCGGTGAATGACGAACCGGTGCGGGGATGGAGTCTCGAGAGGGTGGCTGCTCGCCTGCGGGGCTTAACTGGAACGCAAGTCTATCTCTCGGTACAGCGGGGCGATCGCCAATTTGAAGTGGGACTCAAACGGGAAGCGATCGCCATCAACCCGGTGCGCAGTCAGATTTTTCCTCAGCAGATTAACGGTCAGCCAGTGGCCTATATCCGCTTGAGCCAGTTCAATGCCAATGCCGTTGCGAAAATGCGCGCAGCGATCGATCGCGCAGAATCTGCGGGTGCGGTCGGTTACATTTTGGATTTGCGGGGAAATCCCGGAGGTTTGTTGAAGGCGGGGATCGAGATTGGACGCATGTGGATCGATCGCGGTCCGATTGTGTTCACGATCGATCGCAATGGCATTAGCGACAGTGCGGATGCCACGGGCAGTCAACTGACGGACGCTCCCCTAGTGGCGATCGTCAATCGCGGTAGTGCCAGCGCCAGCGAGGTATTGTCGGGAGCATTGCAAGACACCGGTCGCGCTGCTCTGGTGGGGACTCGCACCTTTGGCAAAGGGTTGATTCAATCAATCTTCGAGATGCCGGATGAGACGGGCTTGGCCGTCACGATCGCCAAATATGCCACTCCTAGCGGTCGAGACATCAACCATCAGGGGATCGAGCCCGATGTGGTGGTGGAATTGCCCAGCGATCGCCGACTCAAGCGAGAGGAGCTGGCGACCGAGCGCGATCCCCAGTTCGTCGCAGCCCTGGAAGTATTGCGAGAACAGGTGGCAGCAGCTCAAGCGCTCCCGACCGCCGCTTGA
- a CDS encoding efflux RND transporter periplasmic adaptor subunit has product MMSESAIASPIRKSLRLWISVAIAAGLALSGAAAVISQSREPEASDPYPTSSPEIKTVTALGWLEPQGEVVQLSAPSSTDGNRIAQLLVQEGDVVEVGQTIAILDNRDRLQAALLEARAQVAIAEANLAVVEAGAKTGEIEAQRATIARYEAELLNNTAAQTATVARLEAELQTAVADERRYRELYEQGAISASEWDSRRLASETAQRQLDEGKANLARIQSAQQQQLNEAIATLDRIAEVRPVDVNVAAAEVRAARAAVERAQSELDLAYIRASQSGQILKIHTRPGEVISTDGIVDIGQTSQMVAIAEIYESDIHRVRLGQQARVVSRALPDMELHGRVEQVDLQVRRQTVINEDPAANIDAKTVEVKVLLDEAASQQVSGLTNLRVTVTIDTGA; this is encoded by the coding sequence ATGATGTCCGAATCAGCGATCGCTTCCCCTATCCGTAAATCTCTCCGCCTCTGGATCTCAGTGGCGATCGCCGCCGGTCTGGCTCTCAGCGGTGCGGCGGCAGTCATTTCCCAGTCTCGCGAGCCTGAAGCAAGCGATCCTTACCCTACAAGCTCTCCAGAAATCAAAACTGTAACGGCGTTAGGGTGGCTAGAGCCCCAAGGGGAGGTTGTCCAGCTATCTGCCCCCAGCTCGACTGATGGGAATCGAATCGCGCAGTTATTGGTGCAGGAGGGCGATGTGGTTGAAGTGGGCCAGACGATCGCCATTCTCGACAATCGCGATCGCTTGCAAGCCGCTTTATTAGAAGCCCGAGCACAAGTGGCGATCGCAGAAGCCAATTTGGCTGTGGTGGAAGCTGGGGCCAAAACGGGTGAAATCGAAGCACAGCGAGCGACAATTGCCCGTTACGAAGCCGAACTGCTCAACAATACAGCAGCCCAGACAGCGACAGTGGCTCGGCTGGAGGCTGAATTGCAAACGGCAGTAGCGGACGAGCGTCGCTATCGAGAGCTTTACGAACAAGGGGCGATCTCTGCCTCCGAGTGGGATAGTCGGCGTCTCGCCTCCGAGACTGCGCAACGGCAACTGGACGAGGGCAAAGCGAATCTAGCCCGCATTCAGTCAGCCCAACAGCAGCAATTGAATGAAGCGATCGCCACGTTAGACAGAATTGCCGAAGTGCGCCCAGTCGATGTCAATGTGGCTGCCGCCGAAGTCCGCGCTGCTCGAGCAGCAGTCGAGCGGGCTCAATCAGAACTCGATCTGGCTTATATCAGAGCCTCCCAATCTGGCCAAATTCTCAAGATTCACACCCGTCCCGGCGAAGTTATCTCTACTGACGGCATTGTCGATATCGGACAGACGAGCCAGATGGTTGCGATCGCCGAGATTTACGAAAGCGACATTCACAGAGTTCGGTTGGGGCAACAGGCACGAGTCGTCAGTCGGGCACTTCCAGATATGGAACTGCACGGGCGAGTCGAACAGGTTGACCTACAGGTTCGACGGCAAACCGTTATTAACGAAGACCCCGCTGCCAACATTGACGCCAAAACGGTCGAAGTCAAAGTTTTGCTAGACGAAGCCGCGAGCCAGCAGGTAAGCGGACTGACCAATCTCCGCGTCACCGTCACCATCGACACTGGCGCTTGA